CGCGTCGGACAGTCGGCCCGCCACGGGGTTGAACACCACGTCCCAGGCCTTCGGCAGCAGCACGATGGCCCCGGCCGCCGCCGCGGGCACGGCGAGCGTGTCGGTCAGGTAGGGAAGCAACAGCAGGCCGGGCACGGTGCCGAACGCCCCGGTGACGAAGGACCCCAGCGAGTAGCCCAGGCGGGTGCGGGTGCCGAGTGCGGACATGGCTCTCCCGACGACGGTGGTGATCGACTGCCGGGCATCGTCCCACCGCACGCGCTCGTGCTGTCAGCCGGGCCACACCAACGGCCGATCGACTGGTGGAGTCGTCCCTTTCGTCCCGGTGGCGCCCCACTCGGATTCGCACCTTTCGGAGGTAGGGTCGACAACAGAGGTAGTCAATTGTGGAAACGAAAGAGATGACGGGGACCGAGCGCACCTGGGCGGGCACCACGCTGGCCGACCGCAGAGCCACCCGCCGCCAACAGCTCCTCGACGCGGGTCTGGACCTACTCGGCACGTCGGCGGGCACGGCCGTGAGCGTACGGGCCGTCTGTCGCAACGCGCAGCTCACCGAACGCTACTTCTACGAGAACTTCACCGACCGCGACGACCTCGTCGTGGCCGTCTACGACCACGTGGTCTCCCTCGCCCACCGCACCCTCGTCGAGGCCGTCGAGAACGCGGGTCCCGAGCCTCGGGCCCGTGCCGAGGCCGCCGTGTCGGCGTTCGCGACCCTCGCCCTCGACGACCCCCGTAAGGGCCGGGTGCTTCTGCTCGCCCCACTCGCCGATCCGGCACTGCGGCGCATCGGCGCGCAACGCCTGCCGATGTTCGCCGAGCTGGTGTCCGAACAGCTCTCCGATCGAGTCGACGACGAGGACCGGACCATGACGGCGACCGCGCTGGTGGGCGGACTGGCGAACCTGTTCATCGCCTACTTGAGCGGCACGCTCGACGTCACCCGCGAACGTCTCACCGCCCACTGCGTCCGGCTGGTGCTCGGCGCGGAGGCACTGCACTCGTGACGTCCCCGCCGCGAGGGCACGGCACGGCGGGGACGTACACGAACTGCGGACACGCGCTCACGAACTGCGGACACGTGTTCGTGAAGTGCGGACACGCGCGCGGGGCTTCGATCAGGCGGCGCCCAGCAGGTGTTCGAAGGCCAGTTGGGACAGTTGCGCGTAGGCGTAGCCGCGTTCGGCGGCGGCCTCGGCGTCGAAGTCCTCGAAGGCCGTGCGGTCGGCCTTGAGGTCGGCGATGGTCTCCCCCTCGCCCAGGGTGGGCTGTGACAGCTCCGTCACGCGCGAGCGTTCGAGTGCCTCGGCCACCCTCGGGTCGGCACGGAAGGCCCTGGCCCGTTCCCGCAGCAACAAGTACGACCGCATGCAGGCCTCCGCGCTCGCCCACACGCCCTCGATGTCCTCGGTGCGCGGCGGCTTGTAGTCGAAGTGCCGGGGCCCGTCGTAGCCGCCGTGTTCGAGCAGGTCCACGAGGAAGAACGCCGAGAGCACGTCGCCGTGCCCGAAGATGAGATCCTGGTCGTAGCGCGGGCCATGCTGGCCGTTCAGGTCGATGTGGAACAGCTTGCCCTGCCACAGCGCCTGGCCGATGCCGTGCACGAAGTTCAGTCCCGCCATCTGTTCGTGCCCGACCTCGGGGTTCACGCCCACCATCTCGTGGTGCTCCAACGTGGAGATGAACGCCAGGGCATGTCCGATCGTGGGCAGCAGGATGTCGCCTCGGGGCTCGTTCGGCTTGGGCTCCAGCGCCAGGCGCAGGTCGTAGCCCTGGTCGATCACGTACTGCGCGAGGGTGTCGATGCCTTCGCGATAGCGGTCCATCGCGGCCCGCACGTCCTTCGCCGCGTCGGTCTCGCTGCCCTCGCGACCACCCCACAGCACGTACGTCTTGGCTCCGAGCTCGGCGGCGAGGTCCATGTTGCGCATGACCTTGCGCAGGGCGAACCGGCGGATGTCCCGGTCGTTGTTGGTCAGGGCGCCGTCCTTGAACACCGGGTGGGTGAACAGGTTGGTGGTGGCCATCGGTACCACCAGCCCCGTTTCGTCGAGCGCGGTGCGGAACCGGCTGATGCGCTTCTGCCGTTCGCCGTCGTCACTGCCGAAGGGAATCAGGTCGTCGTCGTGGAACGTCACGCCCCACGCACCGAGTTCGGCCAGCCGATGCACGGCCTCGACGGCGTCCAGCGCGGGACGGGTGGCGTCGCCGAACGGGTCGTTCGCCCGCCAGCCCACCGTCCACAAGCCGAAGCTGAACTTGTCCTCCGCCACGGGTTTGTCGACCACGGTGTCCTCCCGCTTCCTGTGCGTCGTTGGCGCCGCAATAGTTCGAGCACTGAACTTATGTCTCCCCGGCCTGAAGGTCAAGGTTTTCGTTCAACGCCTGAACGAATACGATGTCCGGGTGACCGACAGCGGCCCCGCGGGCCAGCACACCGTCCGGCGTCACAACTGCGCCCTCGTGCTGGACGCCATCGCCTCCTCGCCCGGCGTGTCCCGAGCCGAGGTCGCCGCGCGCACCGGACTCACGAAGGCCACGGTGTCGACCCTCGTCGACCGGCTCGTCACCGCGTCGTTGGTGCGGGAGGAGGGACGCCAGCACCGCAGCGGCCCGGGTCGCCGCGGGACCTCCCTGTCCCTGTCCCCCGACGGCCCCTGCGGCCTGGGTGTGGAGATCGGGGTCGACTACCTCGCCACCTGCGTGGTCGGCCTCACCGGTGAGGTGCACGCCGAACACGTGCGACGGTTCGACAATCGGGATCGACCGCCGAGCCGGGTCCTGGCGCGAGCGGCCCGCGAGCTCGACCGCGCCCTCGCCGACACTGCCCGGCGGCGGCTCACCGTCGGAGGTGTGGGCGTCGCCGTACCGGGGCTGGTCGAGACGTCGAGCGGTCGCGTGATCGACGCGCCGAACCTCGGCTGGCAGGACGTCGACCTCGCCACGGACCTGCGCGAACACCTTCCCACACTGCCCGGCGACCTGATGATCGGCAACGAGGCGAACCTCGCCGCCGTCGCCGAGCTGGAAGCCCTGCGCCACCGCGACGAGGACACCCCCGACAGCTTCGTGTACGTCTCCGCCGAGATCGGTATCGGCGCGGGAATCGTGCTGGACGGAGCGCTGTTCGACGGCAGCCACGGACTCGGGGGCGAACTCGGTCACTTCCCCGTGCAGCCGCGCGGACCGCGGTGTTCGTGCGGTGCCCGAGGGTGCCTCGAACGACTCGCGGGTCAGGACGCCATCCTCGAACGCGCCGGGGCCGCCGACGTCGACACCCTGGTGACCCGGCTCGACGCCGCCGAGCGCCCGGCCATCACCGCCGTCCGCTCGGCGGGCCGGATGCTGGGCTCGGCGCTGTCCGCCGTGGTCAACCTCCTCGACGTGACCACGATCGTGCTCGGCGGAACCTACGCGCGTCTGCATCCCTGGCTGGTGGACCCGCTGACCGCCGAACTGACCGACCGGCTCATGGGCTCACCGTGGCGTTCGGTCGAGGTACGCCGGTCGGTGCTCGGTGCCGAGGCGGCGGTGCGAGGAGCGGCCACCTCGGCACTGCGGACGGTGCTGACCGATCCCGACACCTACATCGCCCGCCGTGTTCAGGCGGAGGACCGCACCACCAACTCGGTGGGCAGCAGGATCGACGGAGGCAGCGGTTCCTCGCCCGCCAGCTGAGCGAGCAGTCGCCACGTCATCGTCCGCCCGAGTTCCTCCACCGGCTGGCGCACCGTGGTGAGGGCCGGGGTCACCGTCGTGGCCAGCACGGAGTCGTCGAACCCGACCACGGCCACGTCGTCCGGCACCACCCTCCCCCTCGCGGCCAACTCGCGCAGGGCCCCCACCGCGATGATGTCGGCGGCGGCGAACACGGCGTCGAGATCCGGATGTCGGTCCAAAAGCTCCGCCATGGCCGCCGCACCCGCGTCCACGGTGAAGTCGCTGTGGACGACGGCGTCGGTGGCGAGCTTCGCCTCCGACACCCCGCGTCGCCACCCGGCCAGGCGGTCGATCCCCACCGCCATGTCGGCGGGCCCGGCCAACGTGCCGATGCGACGGCGACCGGTCGCCACCAGGTGCCGAGCCGCGGCCAGCGCGCCGGTGAAGTTGTCGGCGTCCACGTACGGCACATCGCCCCCGCTGAGCGGCCGCCCGCCCGCCACCACGGGCAGTCCCGCTTCGGCGAGCCGCTTCGGCAGCGGGTCGTTACCGTGCATGCTCACCACCAGCGCGCCGTCGACATGACCGCTGCTCAGGTACTTCTCCAGTCGTGCCCCGTCGTCGTCCTCGGCGAGCATCGTGAGCACGAGTTGCCGGTTGCTCCCGGACAGTCCGGCGTGCACGCCGCGCAGCACCCCGGCGAAGAACGGGTCGCTGAAGACCCGCTCGCCGGGCTCGGACACCACCAGGGCCACCGAGTTCGTCCTCCGCGTCACGAGGCTGCGGGCCGCCTCGTTGGGCACGTAGCCGAGGGACTCGATGGCTCTCGTCACGGCTTGTCGGGAACGAACGCTCACCCCCGGCGAATTGTTGATCACCCGGGAGACGGTCGAGCGGGACACGCCCGCCACTCGCGCCACTTCCTCCAGTGTGGGCGCGCCACGGTGCTCGACCGTCGCGTTCCCGGGATCGATCATCGCCGTCCTGCCAAACCGTTGTCCGCTATTACCCGCGAATACCATGCAGCACTCGCCTTGGGCGTTCTGCGCTGGGTCTCGTAGTCCACGTGCACGAGCCCGAAGCGCTTGGCGTAGCCCTCGGCCCACTCGAAGTTGTCGAGCAGCGACCAGTAGAAGTATCCGCGCAGATCGACGCCCTGTTCGAGGGCGCTGTGCGCGGCCCGCAGGTGTCCTTCCACGAAGGCGATGCGGTCGGTGTCGTCGATGCGACCGTCGACCTCGCGGTCGTCGGGGAACGCCACTCCGTTCTCGGTGATGTAGAGCGGAAGCCGCGGGTACTCGGTGTGCAGTCGCAGCAACAACCCCGTCAGCTCGCCCGCGTTGACATCCCACCCGGAGGCGGTCTGCGGCAACCCCCGTTTCGGGAAGCTGACCCGCTCGACGCCGACCCATTCGGGCATCGGCCGGGCGTGCTCCGGCGCCGACGACACGTACAGGTCGCGGTAGTAGTTGACGCCGAGGAAGTCCAAACTCGCTCCGATGACGGCCTCGTCGCCGTCCCGCACCACGTCCGTGAACCCGAACGGCTCCAGGTCCGCGACGACGTCCTCGGGGTAGCGGGCCCGCAGCACCGGGTCGAGGAACAGCCGGTTCTGCAGGCCGTCCACCCGACGGGCCACCTCCGCGTCCCCCGGATCGTCGGGATCGGCCACGTTGACGGGGAACAGGTTGAGCGTCACCCCGACCTCGGCGTCGGGGACCCGTGCCCGCACGGCGGCCGTCCCGAGCCCGTGGGCCAGCAGGAGATGATGGGCCGCGGCGACCGCCGCTCGCGGGTCCCTGCGCCCCGGTGCGTGCCGGCCCGAGCCGTACCCGAGGAAGGCCGAGCACCACGGTTCGTTGAGCGTGGTCCACGTCGACACGCGATCACCCAACCGATCCACCACGGCCTCGGCGTAGTCGGCGAAACGGTGGGCCACCTCGCGCGAGGGCCACCCGCCCCGCTCCTCCAGCGCCTGGGGAAGGTCCCAGTGGTACAGCGTCGGCCACGGTTTGATGCCCGCCTCCAGCAGCGTGTCCACCAGCCGTTCGTAGAAGTCGAGGCCGGCCGGGTTGACCTCGCCTCCGTCGGGCCGCACTCGCGGCCACGCCACGGAGAACCGGTACGCCCGTATGCCGAGATCCCGCATCAACGCGACGTCGGCAGGCATCCGCCGGTAGTGGTCGGTGGCCGGCTCACCCGTGTCACCGCCCGCCACAGCGCCCTCCTTCTCACAGAAGGCGTCCCAGATGGACGGTGACCTCCCGTCGGCGGTGGTCGATCCCTCGACCTGGAACGCGGCGGTGGCCACCCCCCACAGGAATCCCTCGGGGAACCTCACGGTCCCCTGCGTGCCCACGGCGGACATCTCGTGCTCGTGAATCGTCGACACTCACTATCCCTTCACAGCGCCCTGCATGATCCCGGCCACGATCTGGCGGCCCAGCAGGAGGAACACGACAAGAATCGGAACGGTGGCCAGCGTGGTACCCGCGAGAACCAGCGAATAGTCCACGTAGTACCCGCTCTGCAGCTTCTCCAGTGCCACCTGGACGGTTGGGTTGTCCGGCCCCAGCGCCACCAACGGCCACAGGAAGTCGTTCCACGACGTCATGAACGTGAACATCGCGAGGAACGCCGCCGCGGGCCGCACGGCGGGCAGACACACGTGCCAGAACACCCGGATCATCGAGCAGCCGTCCATCCGCGCGGCCTCGATCAACTCGTACGGCACCGCGCTGACGGTGTACTGGCGCATCCAGAACACGCCGATCGCGGTGACCAGGTTCGGCACGATCACGGCCTGCAGTTCGTTCGCCCAGCCCAGTTCGGCCATCGCCATGTACAGCGGGATGATGCCGAGCTGGGTCGGAACGGCCAGCGTCGCCACGACGAAGAGGAAGAGCGCGTTGCGTCCCCTGAACCGGAGCTTGGCGAAGGCGAAGCCCGCGAGACTGGAGAACAGCACCGTGGAGATCGTCACGGAACCCGCCACGATGAAGCTGTTGGCCAGCGCCTTCCAGAACGGCACGGTGTCGAAGACCCGCGCCGCGTTGGCGAAGAAGTTGCCGCCCGGAGTCAGCGGTGGGACCTGCTCGGTGAGCACCGAGTTGTCCCGACTGGCCACCAGAAACGACCAGTAGAACGGGAAGATCGACCCGAGCACGAACGCGGTGAGCAGACCGTAGACCCAGAAGCTGGGTCGGCCCTGCCCCGGAATCCGGAGCCGTTTCCGGGTGCGGGCGAAGGCGAAAGTGCTCATCGGTCCTCCCCGGTGGAGGCGATACGTCGGGTCAGGAAGAAGTTGATCAGCGCGATGCAGATGATGATCACGAACAGGACCCACGCGATGGCCGACGCGTAGCCGAGGTCCTCGCGCTCGAACGCGACCTGGTACATGTACAGCGTCACCGTCTGGAACTGGTGGGTGGAGCCACCGTTGTTCGAACCGGGCATGGCGTCGAACAACTTGGGTTCGGTGAAGATCTGGAGACCACCGATCGTCGACGTGATCACCACGAAAATCAGCGTGGGACGCAGCATCGGCAGGGTGACGCTGAAGAACCGGCGCACCGCTCCGGCTCCGTCCACCACGGCGGCCTCGTGGACCTCCCGTGGAATGGCCTGCATCGCGGCCAGCACGATGAGCGCGTTGTAGCCCGTCCAGCGCCAGTTCACCATGATGGCGATCGCGACGTGACTGGCGAAGCGATTGGCCTGCCAGTCCACCCGGTCGAGTCCCAGCAGTTCCAGGACTCCGTTGACGAGTCCGTACTGCGGGCCGAACAAGTTGGCGAAGATGATCCCCAGAGCCACCAGGCTCGCGACGTACGGCATCAGCACACCGACCCGCCAGCCGGTGGCGAACCGCACCCGCGTGTTGAGCAGCGCGGCGAGCAGCACCGCGATGATGATCTGCGGGACGCTGGAGAGCAGGAAGATGCTCACCGTGTTGGTCAACGTCTTCCAGAACTGCGCGTCACCGACGAGCTGGACGTAGTTGTCCAGCCCCAGGAACAGCGGGTCGTCGTCGATCAGCTCCCAGTCGAAGAACGACACGTAGCCCGTGTAGAGCAGGGGGAACAGACCGACGATGCCGAAGATGATGAAGAAGGGCGCCACGTAGAGGTACGGCGAGTAGCGCACGTCCCACCGGCTCAGCCGGTCGCGCCAGCTCGGGCGCGACCGAGGCGTCGCCGGTTTCGTGGGTTCGTGCGCCACCGCCTTGTCCTCGACGGCCGCCGGAGTAGGACTCGGCTGGGTCACGGCCGCCCCCGTCAGGACGCGATTTGTTTGGCGGACGTGACGAACTGTCGCCAACCTTCGTCGGGCGAGGCTCCCTGCTCCACCGACTGCAGTGCCGGGGCCAGCGCGTTCTCCTGGATCTTGCCGTCACCCGGACCCTTGTACTGGGCCTTCTCGATCTTCTTGGCCTGCTCGGCGAACAGCTCGCCGATCTTCGCGCCACCGAAGTAGTCGCTGGTGATGGACAGCAGTTCCGGGGCCTCCAGCGCCTCGACCTGGCTCGGGAACGTCCCCGCGGCCTGGAACGCCCTGATCTGCTGCTCGGGCGCGGTCAGCCACGCCGCGAGCGCGGCGGCCTCCTCGGGGTGCTCGCTCTGCTTCGGCACCGCCAGGAAGGAGCCACCCCAGTTGCGCGGACCGCCGGGGAAGGCGTCGGTGACGGCCCACTTGCCCGCGTTCTCCTCACCCGCCTGTTCCTCGATGATGCCGAGCATCCAGGACGGGCACGTCTTCGTGGCGAAGGCCGACTGCCGGAAGCCGCTGTTCCATTCGTTGGAGTACGCCACCAGGCCGGCTGATTGACCGCGTTGCACCGCCGCGGTGACCTTGTCCCAGTTCTCCTTGACCTTGGGGTTCGACTCGACCGTCAGCCGGTTCTGCCGGTCGAAGTACCCCACGTCCAACTGGTTCTGCATGGCGTTGAAGATCTGCGCCGCCGAGTCGAACCACGCGACGCCGTCGACCTTCGAGATGAACTCGTCGCCCGCTTCGAAGTAGCTGTCCCAGCTGGCGAAGATCTCGCCCACCTCGTCCGGCTCGGACGGCAGACCGGCCTGCTCGAAGAGGTCCTTGCGGTAACACATCGCCAGCGGGCCCATGTCGGTGCCGTACCCGATGAGCCTGCCGTCGGCGTCCAGGGCCATCTCGTACTTCCAGTCGAGCCAGCGCTCGGGGCTCACATCGGCGGGACCGATCTCCCGCAGGTCGTGGAAGCGACTGGACTTGTCGAGGATCTCGGGGAGATGCCCCTCCTCGATGGCCACGACGTCGTCGAGTCCCGACCCGGCGCCGAGCTTGGTGAACAGGGCCTGGTGGTACGGACCCCCCTGTCCCGTTTTGTGGGGCACGATGTCGATCTCCGGGTGCAGACGTTCGTACTCGGCGTACAGCTCCTCGTACCCGAACTCGCTGAACGTCGAGATGGTGAGTTGGATCTTGCCGTCGGAGTCGGCGGAGTCGCCGCCACAGGCCACGGTCGCCAGACCGACCATGGCCACGGCGGATGCCGCGGCGATGGCGCGTCCGGCTCCTCTGATGTGGTGTCGCACGGTCACCCCTCGTTGGGTTGGCTACACGAAAACTGGGAGCGCTCCCAGTTGGGAGAGCAGCCTGCACCCTCACCCGTACGGGTGTCAACGCCCGATGACCAGCTTGTTATCAAAAACTATGTCCGAAATGTGGACATCAACCCCAAAATATCGGGAGCGCTCCCAATCCGCGTGTCCGCAGGACAGGCACGCGTGTCCGCAGGACAGGCACGCGTGTCCGCAGGACAGGCACGCGTGTCCGCAGGACAGGCACGCGTGTCCGCAGGACAGGCACGCGTGTCCGCGTCGCAAGCCGCGGACACGCTCCCCAAATCCCAACTCCCGTACGAGAAGTGCGAACACCCGTCCCCAAGCTGCGGACACGAGTGCATAACCTGCGGACACGAAACTTTCGTTTCGGTGCTGTCGTCTGAGGGCAGGGGGCCGGTACAGTGCGCCTTCAAGAACCGCGCTCTCGAAGCGAAGGAGGCAACGTGGCCCCTGCCCCTGGATTCGACGTCGTCGGCGAGGGAGAACACACGGTCATCGCCGTGCACGGCTGGTTCGGCTCGGCGGGCGCCTGGCGCCCCATCGTCCCGCACCTCGACACCACGACGTTCCGGTACGTCTTCGTGAACCTACGCGGCTACGGCGACCGCCGGGACGAGACGGGCGAGCACACGCTCGACGAGGCCGCGTCCGACGTGCTCGCGGTGGCCGACACGCTGTCGGTCGACCGGTTCTCGCTCGTCGGCCACTCGATGGGCGGCACCGTGATACAGCGGGTGCTGGCCGACGCACCCGACCGCGTGCGCGCGCTGGTCGGCATCTCGCCCGTCCCCGCTTCCGGTGTGCCGTTCGACGACGAGAGCTGGGCGCTGTTCTCCGGCGCCGCCGCCGATCCGGAGAAACGACGCGCGATCATCGACCTCACCACCGGCAACCGGCTCACCGGGGTCTGGCTCGACTCGATGGTGCGGCACTCCCTGGAGAACTCCGACGAACGCGCCTTCGCCGACTACTTGCTCGCGTGGGCGAAGACGGACTTCCACACCGAGATCGAGGGAAATCCGGTGCCGGTGAAGGTGATCGTCGGGGAGCACGACCCCGCGCTCGGCGAGGCCACCATGCGGCAGACCTTCACACGGTGGTATCCGAATTGCACCGTGGACGTCCTCACCAACTGCGGCCACTACGCCATCGACGAGGCCCCCGTCGCGCTCGCGACGAGCGTGGAGTCGTTCCTGCGCGAGCTCCCGTGACGGACCGCTCGAAGCACCGGCGCCTCACACGGCGGAGATCCGCCACGCGACGTCGTGAGTCGCACCGGGATCGAGCCACACGAGGTCACGACCGCTGTTGAACGCGTCGGGCGGGCACGTCATCGGCTCCAACGCCAGGCCCGTGCGGTGCAGGTGTGGTTCCGGCCGGTCGGCGGTGTGCACCTGCACCCACGGGCAGGCGCGGTCCCACCGCATTCGGACGCCGTGCCCGTCGCCCGCCAGCAGGAGGGCCTCGGCGTGACCGGTGTCGTCGAACTCCACGTCCCCGTAGGCGTGGTCGATCTCCACGTCGCCGATCGTCGTTCCCTCACGGAAGTCGAGGGCCGAGCCGGCGACCTCGCGTTCCTGCCCCGTGGGCAGCAACCGTTCGGGGTCCGGCTCCAGCACTCGCCGCGCGGGCAGCCGCAGGCTCCAGTCGTCCACCCGGCCCTCGCCCGCCACGAGGTAGGGATGGATCGAGCACCCGTAGGGCGCCGGGTCGTCGCCGAGGTTGCGGGCCGACAGTCGCACCGTCAGTCCGGTCTCGGTGAGTTCGTAGCTCACCCGTAGGTCCAGCCGGAACGGATACCCTGGCGTCGGCCACAAGGGGTACTCCAGCTCCAGCCGGGAGGCGGTGTGGCTCACCGGTCGCCACGGCACCCAGACGACGAGGCCGTGGAGGGCCGTGCCCCGTTCCGGCTCGGTGATCGGCAACTGCCTGATGCTTCTTTCGTGACGATACCGGCCATCGGTGACCCGGTTGGGCCACGGTGCCAGTACCGCGCCGGAGTAGCAGGGCATGATCTCATCCTCGGCGAAACTCCGCACCAGCGGTCCGCCCCGGTGTGTGAGCGTGCGCAGCGCCGCGCCCACCTCCGTCACCGTGGCCGCGTAGTCGCCCGCCCGAAGCTCGAACTGCTCACCCGACGGTCCCATCCGGCTCCTTTCCTCGGTCACGGCCTCAGCAGCACCTTCACCGCGTTCGCACCACGATCGCCGAGCGTCCGCAGGGCCCGTTCCGCTTCCTCCAACCCGAATTCGTGGGTGACGATGCGCGCGGGGTCGAGGGTTCCGGTCCCGAACGCCCGCACGGCGTGGACCCACGCACGCGGCGGCGCGCCGAACACCGTGTGGACGGTGATCTGGTTGGCCACGAGCTCACGGGTGCTCACGGTGTCGTGTTCGTCGGGAATGCCGGTGAGCACGACTCGCCCCCCACGCCGCGCGAGCCGGACGGCCGTCGCGGCGGTTCCCCGGTATCCGGCCGCTTCCAGCACGGCGTCGAACGTCCGCGTGAGCGCCTCGGTGTCGTCGACGGTGACGAGCCCGCTCGCTCCACACGCGAGGGCCAGCTCGGTTCTCGCCGCGTCGGGATGCACGACCACGAGCTCGGCGGGGCTGTGGGCACGCAGCAACTGCGTGGCGAGGAGCCCGAGCGTTCCACCCCCGACGACGGCGACCCGCTCTCCCTGCCGCACGTCGAGTCGCAGGCACGCTTCCGCGACGCATGCGGCGGGTTCCAGCCCGGCGGCCGACCGC
The window above is part of the Saccharomonospora glauca K62 genome. Proteins encoded here:
- a CDS encoding TetR/AcrR family transcriptional regulator, with protein sequence MTGTERTWAGTTLADRRATRRQQLLDAGLDLLGTSAGTAVSVRAVCRNAQLTERYFYENFTDRDDLVVAVYDHVVSLAHRTLVEAVENAGPEPRARAEAAVSAFATLALDDPRKGRVLLLAPLADPALRRIGAQRLPMFAELVSEQLSDRVDDEDRTMTATALVGGLANLFIAYLSGTLDVTRERLTAHCVRLVLGAEALHS
- a CDS encoding carbohydrate ABC transporter permease, whose product is MSTFAFARTRKRLRIPGQGRPSFWVYGLLTAFVLGSIFPFYWSFLVASRDNSVLTEQVPPLTPGGNFFANAARVFDTVPFWKALANSFIVAGSVTISTVLFSSLAGFAFAKLRFRGRNALFLFVVATLAVPTQLGIIPLYMAMAELGWANELQAVIVPNLVTAIGVFWMRQYTVSAVPYELIEAARMDGCSMIRVFWHVCLPAVRPAAAFLAMFTFMTSWNDFLWPLVALGPDNPTVQVALEKLQSGYYVDYSLVLAGTTLATVPILVVFLLLGRQIVAGIMQGAVKG
- the xylA gene encoding xylose isomerase, whose product is MVDKPVAEDKFSFGLWTVGWRANDPFGDATRPALDAVEAVHRLAELGAWGVTFHDDDLIPFGSDDGERQKRISRFRTALDETGLVVPMATTNLFTHPVFKDGALTNNDRDIRRFALRKVMRNMDLAAELGAKTYVLWGGREGSETDAAKDVRAAMDRYREGIDTLAQYVIDQGYDLRLALEPKPNEPRGDILLPTIGHALAFISTLEHHEMVGVNPEVGHEQMAGLNFVHGIGQALWQGKLFHIDLNGQHGPRYDQDLIFGHGDVLSAFFLVDLLEHGGYDGPRHFDYKPPRTEDIEGVWASAEACMRSYLLLRERARAFRADPRVAEALERSRVTELSQPTLGEGETIADLKADRTAFEDFDAEAAAERGYAYAQLSQLAFEHLLGAA
- a CDS encoding carbohydrate ABC transporter permease gives rise to the protein MAHEPTKPATPRSRPSWRDRLSRWDVRYSPYLYVAPFFIIFGIVGLFPLLYTGYVSFFDWELIDDDPLFLGLDNYVQLVGDAQFWKTLTNTVSIFLLSSVPQIIIAVLLAALLNTRVRFATGWRVGVLMPYVASLVALGIIFANLFGPQYGLVNGVLELLGLDRVDWQANRFASHVAIAIMVNWRWTGYNALIVLAAMQAIPREVHEAAVVDGAGAVRRFFSVTLPMLRPTLIFVVITSTIGGLQIFTEPKLFDAMPGSNNGGSTHQFQTVTLYMYQVAFEREDLGYASAIAWVLFVIIICIALINFFLTRRIASTGEDR
- a CDS encoding GH1 family beta-glucosidase — protein: MSAVGTQGTVRFPEGFLWGVATAAFQVEGSTTADGRSPSIWDAFCEKEGAVAGGDTGEPATDHYRRMPADVALMRDLGIRAYRFSVAWPRVRPDGGEVNPAGLDFYERLVDTLLEAGIKPWPTLYHWDLPQALEERGGWPSREVAHRFADYAEAVVDRLGDRVSTWTTLNEPWCSAFLGYGSGRHAPGRRDPRAAVAAAHHLLLAHGLGTAAVRARVPDAEVGVTLNLFPVNVADPDDPGDAEVARRVDGLQNRLFLDPVLRARYPEDVVADLEPFGFTDVVRDGDEAVIGASLDFLGVNYYRDLYVSSAPEHARPMPEWVGVERVSFPKRGLPQTASGWDVNAGELTGLLLRLHTEYPRLPLYITENGVAFPDDREVDGRIDDTDRIAFVEGHLRAAHSALEQGVDLRGYFYWSLLDNFEWAEGYAKRFGLVHVDYETQRRTPKASAAWYSRVIADNGLAGRR
- a CDS encoding alpha/beta fold hydrolase, with the translated sequence MAPAPGFDVVGEGEHTVIAVHGWFGSAGAWRPIVPHLDTTTFRYVFVNLRGYGDRRDETGEHTLDEAASDVLAVADTLSVDRFSLVGHSMGGTVIQRVLADAPDRVRALVGISPVPASGVPFDDESWALFSGAAADPEKRRAIIDLTTGNRLTGVWLDSMVRHSLENSDERAFADYLLAWAKTDFHTEIEGNPVPVKVIVGEHDPALGEATMRQTFTRWYPNCTVDVLTNCGHYAIDEAPVALATSVESFLRELP
- a CDS encoding ABC transporter substrate-binding protein, producing MRHHIRGAGRAIAAASAVAMVGLATVACGGDSADSDGKIQLTISTFSEFGYEELYAEYERLHPEIDIVPHKTGQGGPYHQALFTKLGAGSGLDDVVAIEEGHLPEILDKSSRFHDLREIGPADVSPERWLDWKYEMALDADGRLIGYGTDMGPLAMCYRKDLFEQAGLPSEPDEVGEIFASWDSYFEAGDEFISKVDGVAWFDSAAQIFNAMQNQLDVGYFDRQNRLTVESNPKVKENWDKVTAAVQRGQSAGLVAYSNEWNSGFRQSAFATKTCPSWMLGIIEEQAGEENAGKWAVTDAFPGGPRNWGGSFLAVPKQSEHPEEAAALAAWLTAPEQQIRAFQAAGTFPSQVEALEAPELLSITSDYFGGAKIGELFAEQAKKIEKAQYKGPGDGKIQENALAPALQSVEQGASPDEGWRQFVTSAKQIAS
- a CDS encoding LacI family DNA-binding transcriptional regulator, whose protein sequence is MIDPGNATVEHRGAPTLEEVARVAGVSRSTVSRVINNSPGVSVRSRQAVTRAIESLGYVPNEAARSLVTRRTNSVALVVSEPGERVFSDPFFAGVLRGVHAGLSGSNRQLVLTMLAEDDDGARLEKYLSSGHVDGALVVSMHGNDPLPKRLAEAGLPVVAGGRPLSGGDVPYVDADNFTGALAAARHLVATGRRRIGTLAGPADMAVGIDRLAGWRRGVSEAKLATDAVVHSDFTVDAGAAAMAELLDRHPDLDAVFAAADIIAVGALRELAARGRVVPDDVAVVGFDDSVLATTVTPALTTVRQPVEELGRTMTWRLLAQLAGEEPLPPSILLPTELVVRSSA
- a CDS encoding ROK family transcriptional regulator; amino-acid sequence: MTDSGPAGQHTVRRHNCALVLDAIASSPGVSRAEVAARTGLTKATVSTLVDRLVTASLVREEGRQHRSGPGRRGTSLSLSPDGPCGLGVEIGVDYLATCVVGLTGEVHAEHVRRFDNRDRPPSRVLARAARELDRALADTARRRLTVGGVGVAVPGLVETSSGRVIDAPNLGWQDVDLATDLREHLPTLPGDLMIGNEANLAAVAELEALRHRDEDTPDSFVYVSAEIGIGAGIVLDGALFDGSHGLGGELGHFPVQPRGPRCSCGARGCLERLAGQDAILERAGAADVDTLVTRLDAAERPAITAVRSAGRMLGSALSAVVNLLDVTTIVLGGTYARLHPWLVDPLTAELTDRLMGSPWRSVEVRRSVLGAEAAVRGAATSALRTVLTDPDTYIARRVQAEDRTTNSVGSRIDGGSGSSPAS